AGAACAGATGGACAGGAAAAAgctgtataataaaaaaataaaaactgttgatGTTTACTTGGGGGCCACTTCCTCCAGCTTGGGctctggacagagacagagaaaatggacaacagtcaaggtattggagtggacatcacaaagccctgacctcaatcccatggaaaatttgttggcagaactgaaaaagtgcgtgtgagcaaggaggccaacaaacttgattcagttacaccagctgtcaggaggaatgggtcaaaattcacccaacttattgtgggaagcttgtggaaggctaccagaaacgtttgacccaagttaaacaatttaaaggcaacgctaccaaatactaattgagtgcatgtaaacttctgacccactgggaatgtgatgaaagaaataaacactgaaataaataactattattcagacatttcacattcttaaaataaagtggtgatcctaactgacctaaaacagggaatttctactaggattaaatgtcaggaattgtgataaactgagtttaaatgtatttgYCTAAGGWgtatgtaaacttccgactttcaacTGCTTGTCTCCTAATGATGATAGTGTACTTAACATACATCTCGTTCTTGCCCCATCAAGAAACTCCATGTTTAACATCTTCTGGATTATTCTGCTTCTCTctggacatgcactgtcaactgtgggaccttatttagaccaggtgtttctttctaaaatcatgtccaaacaattgatcTGGCCAAAGGTGTAGTGACATCACGGATGATCAAAGGAATTTGGATGCACCCAAGCTCAATGWGGAGTTCAATAGCaaatgggtgtgaatacatatttaaataatttcaaacatgtttttcactttgtccttatgcagtattgtgtgtaaatgtttttttaaattttttaatcaTTAAATCAATtttcattcaggctgtaacaaaaatgtagaataagtcaaagtGTTTGACCatgctgttgctgtgtgtgtgctttttaatttgttttcaaACCTTTCCCTtgggagaaaaaaatgaaatacaaatgttgaTTGGGGATATGTATGACTCGTGGTCtttccttaccctaaccctaacccaaatatAAAAATCCTATAATCCCTCACACCAACACCCAAATCCTATATTCTTCGGCAAAGCAAGAACATAGTGCTGTTTAACACAAAAATGCAGTCTGGCTCAACACTAAAAGACTGACTGAAGAAGAAAAACCCACAGTTAGACAGGTGCACTAAAATGAGGGAGTTTTTATTTGAACACTTGCTCACCCACAGAACAGCAAAACatggaaaatgtgaaaaaaaacatttgtatatcAAGATCATTCTCTTCCCAACAGGGGAATCTGTGAATATTCAGTTTATAATTGTATTTTCCTGGTGGACAAACAGTGGGGGTGGGACGGTCATCTGTCTTACCAGTCTCCTCACAGAAGACTAGAAGAAGTCAGCCGCAGTGGGGCGTTTGGGGGTGGGTTTCAGGGTGCTCTTGGTCTTCTTACTGCTTTTGGTAAGAGAGGCCTCTGGGGACTTCAGGACCCCAAACAGGGGCTTCTGCTGGGGGTCAAAGGGCACTCGGGACGACCCCTCTGGACTCACCAGCAGGCTGCGGTCAGTCTTCCTGAACTCTGGGGATCATGAATGGGCAAAAAACAAATAGGAAAGTCTCATCAAAACTATGGAACGACATTGAACCGTTAAGAAATGAGGACCTGGAAACTAGATTATCACTGATAACAGAAGATATATAGGTCATTAGAAGGTKATTATAAAAGGGCTTGTCTCTCGTACGAGTCTAAATAAGGTGCTATCCTGCCCTCTAATACCTGCAGTTTTGTTTTTATTGAGTCCGAAGGTAACCTTCTTGGATTCGGACTTAGGAGTCCGACACATCTTCTGTGAAAGAAAACGATAAAATATCATGAGGATTTCACATTTGTGAACGGAAGTTAAGGACAGATGTTGAGGGAGTAACTTGATGAAATAATAGACTGTAGATATTGAACCAGTTRACTACCTTCTTCTTGCTGGATAGCGGTGTGCTGGGGCTTCCCTTGGTGGTCTTGAAGAAAAGGGGAGTAGGGATGGTGGCATGGTTCTGGAACGTGATGAAGTCAGACTCCGCCCCTGCCTTCTTGGGAGTcattttttgtgttttcttgGCGCTCACCGGCGTGGACAGCTCTTTGCTGTCCTGAAGAGATGAGGAAACAAAAAGGAATTTACCAAAAGTTAAAACAAGCTCATTAACTGGAAACCTGTTCAATGGCTGCTAGCGAACACAGCTAACTAGCGCTCATCTGCTTGACTTACGCTAACTAAAATGGTACCCATTTACTGTAGCTACTAACTTTCTAACTATTTGCATATTTTACAGATGGGGACAGCTATCAAATGTGTCAGGCTGACTCAACCTAGGCCTAGGAAGTGAAGTTAATGTTAACTTAAAACTCACGTTGCTCATTTTGGCTTTCTTGCCTCCAGCCATCCCGTTGACCTCAGCCTCGACCTCTATCACTACCGGgaccttcctcttcttcttcttccctttcTTCAGGGGCGTGTCCAGGTCAGCATCTGTAGGCTGCTCCGCTGAAACGCTCTCCTCCACTGTCGTGGTCTCTGGCTCCTGCGCTACCCGTCCagagctcttcttcttcttcttgagcGGGGTAGGTGTGGCGGCCTCCAGCATCTGTACCTCAGCGTGGATCAGTGTGAGGTTCGCGTCTGCTTTCGGCGGGGTTTCACCCTCGGCCTCCACGCTCTGTTCTTCAGTCTTGgcatgtttcttcttcttcttgagcGGGGTTGATGCAGCGACATTTGCTGGCTCCACCTTGGCGTCTACAGGAAGGACGCCTGCTTCAGTTTCTGGCTGCATTTCACCCTCAGCGCTCTCCTCTACAGCTTTGGCCACCTTTAGTTTCTTCTTTTTCAGGGGCGTGGCGGCGATGCGGAGGTCAGCTGGAGGCTGCTCGGCTGGTGTAGAGTCTGGTTCAAGGTCCacctgtgttgtgtctgtctcaGCGGTCCGTTtaaccctctttctcctcctcgtcctcttcttcgGTGGGGTGGCCTCGTCTACTGTTTCTAACGTCATTTCAACTTCCTCTACGGTTGTCTGCTCCGCAGGCTCCTGCTTGGTGCTTTTCCTCCTGCTCAGGGTGGTAGTAGCAGTCTCAGGGGCAGACCTTTCTGGTTCTGctacctcttccttctcctccttcggTGCAGGCGTTTTGGACTTCTTGATATTTTTCTTCTTGGAAGATGTGGCGTCTGGTACCGGAGTCTCTGATTGTTTCTTCTGGTCTTCCTCCATGACTGAGACAGATGATAGGTTACCTACCACTACATCCTGTGGAGTTCCTGATTGGACCCCTGTCTCCATGGCTGTCACCTTTGCCTTCTCCTTCAGGAGAGCTGCTCCTGTATCGGTGCCCCTGGCTGGGATAGAGGGCTCAGTCGCTGCTTCTTTAGAGTCTGTCGTCTGCGGTGCAGAAGCAGGAGTTGTGTCCTTCTCAGCCTTCACCTCTGACTTCACCGTCACCCCGTTCTGCTCTTCAGTCTTCACCTCtccagtcttcttcttcttcttcttcttcttctttttcttgttATTGGAGTCTCCAGGAGTCTCTGCTGGTTTACTGGCATCTGTTGCGGCAGTCTGGTCAGAAGTTCTTGCTTTGGAGTCTTTTTTCTTGCCTTAAGTACAAGATATCAATGATGTAAGAACAACAAATAAATGATGAAGTAAAAGAATAAGCTGAAGATCAAAGTCGATCATTTAAATAGAGGGGTTTTAGGTACCTTTCCATTTCTTGGCTGGTgagctctcttcctcctcctccccgaaGCCTCGTCCCCGTTTCATCCTCTTTCTGCTGCCAAACatttcatcatcatcctcatctgtCGACACCTCCTCTGGGTACTCATCCTGTGGAAAGactcctgagagagaaagagaggagacaaagggagagagagagacgtcagCTTTCCTTGCACATCTATCATGGGGATACGCTGATGAAAGTTATGACCATCAGGATTCCTACCTTCACTGAGATCCCGGAGACTGCagcagaacagagggagaggaagaggtgtcAGTCAATACACAAACTGAACCAACTCCTCTTCATCAGTGTCCATATCAAGGATTTCTAATttacgagtgtgtgtgtttacttacgTCTTGACGACTTTGTACAGTCTCTGTCTGTTGTGGCTAGGGGTGTTGCTGCGTCTGGCTAGCCCAAACAGCCTGTCCGCCAGGCTAAGGTAGTCAAACTGGAGAACAGGTCCGATCCCCGCGTCATCTGGCATCTCAGACTCAGAGTCACTCTCCAAATGAAGCATTTCGTCATCGTCTTCATCCTCCAGAccatcatcatcttcctcctcaGTTGATACAGTACCTAAAACCACAAAGGAAGGTGAGAACAAGACTTATGGATTATATCTGGACATTTACAAACATTAGGCTTTGTGTCATTAATAAGATAATTCCATATAATGCAACATACTTGTGGTATTCAAGCTAAAGCTGATATATAAATTATGGCTCTTAGTTTTCAATGCCTACCGTTGGTCTGCCCTCCAGTGGTTTTCTTGAGGGGTCCCTTTGCAGTTTTTTTGCCCTTGGGGGGCTCCTTCTCTACCACCTCCTCTTCAGAAGCCTGTCCTGAGTCAGACTCCTCAGCCCCTCCACCTGTAGCCTTCACTTCCTTCAACAGGTCTTCGATGGCGAAGGGAGCCTGGTCCACGATGGCGCTGAAAATGCTGCTGCAGATAGCCTTGAGCAG
This sequence is a window from Salvelinus sp. IW2-2015 unplaced genomic scaffold, ASM291031v2 Un_scaffold463, whole genome shotgun sequence. Protein-coding genes within it:
- the LOC112068337 gene encoding ribosomal RNA processing protein 1 homolog B isoform X1, which translates into the protein MAPVQQEPAIQFAQRLASNEKPMRTKAIKKLRKYISVRSQKIQGGFECDELLKLWKGLFYCLWMQDKPLLQEELSNQISGLMHNFQTTQSQFMFLETFLQTIKREWTGIDRLRMDKFFQLVRFVFRNSFEMMKRKEWETSVVTRFLELLTAQVLHSASGAPCGLQFHILDIYMTELAAVGSAELTAAQNMTFIDPFCKTASKTKDRVLLKAICSSIFSAIVDQAPFAIEDLLKEVKATGGGAEESDSGQASEEEVVEKEPPKGKKTAKGPLKKTTGGQTNGTVSTEEEDDDGLEDEDDDEMLHLESDSESEMPDDAGIGPVLQFDYLSLADRLFGLARRSNTPSHNRQRLYKVVKTLRDLSEGVFPQDEYPEEVSTDEDDDEMFGSRKRMKRGRGFGEEEEESSPAKKWKGKKKDSKARTSDQTAATDASKPAETPGDSNNKKKKKKKKKKKTGEVKTEEQNGVTVKSEVKAEKDTTPASAPQTTDSKEAATEPSIPARGTDTGAALLKEKAKVTAMETGVQSGTPQDVVVGNLSSVSVMEEDQKKQSETPVPDATSSKKKNIKKSKTPAPKEEKEEVAEPERSAPETATTTLSRRKSTKQEPAEQTTVEEVEMTLETVDEATPPKKRTRRRKRVKRTAETDTTQVDLEPDSTPAEQPPADLRIAATPLKKKKLKVAKAVEESAEGEMQPETEAGVLPVDAKVEPANVAASTPLKKKKKHAKTEEQSVEAEGETPPKADANLTLIHAEVQMLEAATPTPLKKKKKSSGRVAQEPETTTVEESVSAEQPTDADLDTPLKKGKKKKRKVPVVIEVEAEVNGMAGGKKAKMSNDSKELSTPVSAKKTQKMTPKKAGAESDFITFQNHATIPTPLFFKTTKGSPSTPLSSKKKKMCRTPKSESKKVTFGLNKNKTAGSPEFRKTDRSLLVSPEGSSRVPFDPQQKPLFGVLKSPEASLTKSSKKTKSTLKPTPKRPTAADFF
- the LOC112068337 gene encoding ribosomal RNA processing protein 1 homolog B isoform X2 — its product is MAPVQQEPAIQFAQRLASNEKPMRTKAIKKLRKYISVRSQKIQGGFECDELLKLWKGLFYCLWMQDKPLLQEELSNQISGLMHNFQTTQSQFMFLETFLQTIKREWTGIDRLRMDKFFQLVRFVFRNSFEMMKRKEWETSVVTRFLELLTAQVLHSASGAPCGLQFHILDIYMTELAAVGSAELTAAQNMTFIDPFCKTASKTKDRVLLKAICSSIFSAIVDQAPFAIEDLLKEVKATGGGAEESDSGQASEEEVVEKEPPKGKKTAKGPLKKTTGGQTNGTVSTEEEDDDGLEDEDDDEMLHLESDSESEMPDDAGIGPVLQFDYLSLADRLFGLARRSNTPSHNRQRLYKVVKTLRDLSEGVFPQDEYPEEVSTDEDDDEMFGSRKRMKRGRGFGEEEEESSPAKKWKGKKKDSKARTSDQTAATDASKPAETPGDSNNKKKKKKKKKKKTGEVKTEEQNGVTVKSEVKAEKDTTPASAPQTTDSKEAATEPSIPARGTDTGAALLKEKAKVTAMETGVQSGTPQDVVVGNLSSVSVMEEDQKKQSETPVPDATSSKKKNIKKSKTPAPKEEKEEVAEPERSAPETATTTLSRRKSTKQEPAEQTTVEEVEMTLETVDEATPPKKRTRRRKRVKRTAETDTTQVDLEPDSTPAEQPPADLRIAATPLKKKKLKVAKAVEESAEGEMQPETEAGVLPVDAKVEPANVAASTPLKKKKKHAKTEEQSVEAEGETPPKADANLTLIHAEVQMLEAATPTPLKKKKKSSGRVAQEPETTTVEESVSAEQPTDADLDTPLKKGKKKKRKVPVVIEVEAEVNGMAGGKKAKMSNDSKELSTPVSAKKTQKMTPKKAGAESDFITFQNHATIPTPLFFKTTKGSPSTPLSSKKKKMCRTPKSESKKVTFGLNKNKTAEFRKTDRSLLVSPEGSSRVPFDPQQKPLFGVLKSPEASLTKSSKKTKSTLKPTPKRPTAADFF